ctctctctctctctctctccctctctctctctctacatatatacacatacatacatatatacacacacacacatatatatatatacatacagtggtgtgaaaaagtgaaaagtcttacttttttgcatgttttccacacttaaatgtttcagatcatcaaacaaatttaaacattagccaaagataacacaagtaaacacaaaatgcagtttttaaatgaagggttttattaatgaggaagaaaaaaatccaaagctacatggccctgtgtgaaaaagtgtttgccccctaaacctaataactggttgggNNNNNNNNNNNNNNNNNNNNNNNNNNNNNNNNNNNNNNNNNNNNNNNNNNNNNNNNNNNNNNNNNNNNNNNNNNNNNNNNNNNNNNNNNNNNNNNNNNNNNNNNNNNNNNNNNNNNNNNNNNNNNNNNNNNNNNNNNNNNNNNNNNNNNNNNNNNNNNNNNNNNNNNNNNNNNNNNNNNNNNNNNNNNNNNNNNNNNNNNNNNNNNNNNNNNNNNNNNNNNNNNNNNNNNNNNNNNNNNNNNNNNNNNNNNNNNNNNNNNNNNNNNNNNNNNNNNNNNNNNNNNNNNNNNNNNNNNNNNNNNNNNNNNNNNNNNNNNNNNNNNNNNNNNNNNNNNNNNNNNNNNNNNNNNNNNNNNNNNNNNNNNNNNNNNNNNNNNNNNNNNNNNNNNNNNNNNNNNNNNNNNNNNNNNNNNNNNNNNNNNNNNNNNNNNNNNNNNNNNNNNNNNNNNNNNNNNNNNNNNNNNNNNNNNNNNNNNNNNNNNNNNNNNNNNNNNNNNNNNNNNNNNNNNNNNNNNNNNNNNNNNNNNNNNNNNNNNNNNNNNNNNNNNNNNNNNNNNNNNNNNNNNNNNNNNNNNNNNNNNNNNNNNNNNNNNNNNNNNNNNNNNNNNNNNNNNNNNNNNNNNNNNNNNNNNNNNNNNNNNNNNNNNNNNNNNNNNNNNNNNNNNNNNNNNNNNNNNNaaacgcttgattgcagtagttgctgctaagggtggcccaaccagttattaggtttagggggcaaacactttttcacacagggccatgtagctttggatttttttcttcctcattaataaaacccttcatttaaaaactgcattttgtgtttacttgtgttatctttgactaatgtttaaatttgtttgatgatctgaaacatttaagtgtggaaaacatgcaaaacagtaagaaatcaggaaggggcaaacactttttcacaccactgtatatgtcATATTTAATTTACCATGATAAATGGCAGAGACATGAATAGCATCAAATCTTAACTTTGGAGAGGGTGGAACCAGagaaagtttggcatttttgcttgaaaaataacAATGGCGATTAATCACTTCACAAAAATTGCTCCTCAGTTGACCATTTGATTAATCGACTGATTATTTCAGCTCTATGTGTAGTACAAAAAGAGAACATTAAAGAGCCATACACAAAGCTAAAAAGAACATTTGGCAAAATGTTGTAGACCAGCCCACCACAATTTGACCCAAGTAGAGATGaaaaagatgagatgagatgcaACATGACATTAATGCACTTTTGAAGTATCAAGTAGGAGCTCTGCtaggttatttattttttaagaagaGAACTACAGAAACTACATGCCTCTCCCTCTGCACCCTACCCGATGAAGCATCAGTCTGAGAAAAGCAGTATTGGCTGGTATGGATTACAATACAACAAATGTTGACATGGGCTGTTAAATTAATCATGTAATGCATGAAGCTTGAagttcatacacacacatacaactcatgcaGACCCGGAACCTGAAGTGGACTGATTCTGGCCAAGGCTAAATAAAATTCATGAACTATGTGCAGGTAGGTACAAAGTTTGGATTGAAAAACTGTAGGATCTAAAATTGTTTTGTTGCTCTGGGATAAATCTCTACTGTAGTCTGACCATTGCACACTAGCAGTGGACTGTCATGAAGTAGCAATAGTTCATTATATGGGTGTATAAACAAGGTTGCCTTACTATTGAGGAACTCAAGCAGGCTGCCATTCATCAGCTCTGTGATGATGTAGATGGGCTCCTCCATGGTGCACACAGCGTACAGCTGGATCAGCTTGGCGTGCCGCAGCCTCTTCATGATCTGAGCCTCTCTCAGGAAGTCCTCGGCATCCATGGTACCTGCAAGAGTTGTATAGTGACTGTATATTAGGAGTGGAACTTTGACATATAAATGTTTTGTAGTGGTTACTGTTGTGTTTGAACTCCTAGACAGATGCTTGGATTTTCTGTAAATGAGTAAGTGTTCACTCATCATTCTCAGTGACAACAGGAAATTGTAACTGAGGTCCCTCAGGGCTCTATCATAGGTCCCATTATCTTTCCCTTTTGAAAAGCTCTTTCTTGGTGTACAGACATAATTTCTCCTTCCACTGAAATGCAACTTTTCTATCAAATAATTGAAGGCAAATACTGAATGCTTATTTCTGGCTCTTCCTGGAACACTTTGCATTGTGGAATCTTTATGACCTCTGTAGTTTGGCTTCTTACACTAAAGCTGCAATCTTTGTACAAAAAGCCATAAGTGGTCCCTGTTAGCTTACTTGGGACAAACGGGTCAACAGAATAATATAGACCTGTTTTGTACAGTTTAGAAATGAATTCAatgttttttccccatttaaTTCAACATGTTTATCTCACATCTCCAGCTTGCTTAAAATGCCACAGCTATGATCTTAACTATAACCAGAGAAGAGACAGTACCATGCTACTTAGACACTGAATTTGTTTTCAGATTTCACTGATCCCATACTGTTGATTCTGATTCCTTAATAGTATGTTTCTGGTTTAACACCTTTAGTGAGAAAaaagcagcccagtcaccaaaggaaaatgttggcattgtacatctctgcaaaccacaattACGTTATATTTGTACACGTCATTCATATCATGTCAATGTTTCTAATGTGACGTAGTACATGTCATGGTTTGTCATCTCCATGAGATGGCAAAGATCACTGTTCCAgaccaacaaaaccagttgtttttttagtgagtcatccctgtgtttccaACAGTTGAATTTCCAGCAGGGACTGTGTcaccaaactgggtattttaagccaaaacttTATCTTTTCCTCACTATACCCAAATGTTTTtctgtgcctaaatctaaccacacatCAACCGCAGcattattgacatgtaaagaaacgtaaagtttcaacatatctgctacataataatgtacaaatgtaacatatctgtggtttgcagaaaggtatAATGCCAAACTTTTTTCTAGCAACTGGGTTAAGGAGGCAATAGTGTACCAGGTTTGAGGGTCTTCACTGCCACTGCTGTGGTATCATTCCACAGGCCCTCGAACACTTCTCCAAACTGTCCTGCTCCAAGCTTCCTTATCAACCTGATGGAGCTGCGGTCAATCTCCCATTGGTCCACAGTGTTGTAGGAGAGACCATGAGTCTGTGGAGCCTCCATCTACACACACGAGAAGAGTCGCTGCTTACTGAGATGAAGATGTGATTTTATAATGTACAAAAAAGCATATAATGGAATTTAGAAAATAAGCAGGATGTTTTTAATATACAGTGTGTTTTACCTTTTTGCATGGTTCACCCAGACGCACACAGAGGCCATCTGCCTGTTCGGAGTAATGTTCCACCAACTCCACAAGTGTATGAAAAGCTCTGGTCCTCGACACAAAGTAGTCACCATTCTCCAGTCTTTTCAGCTTGTAATGCTTCACCCTCCCACTGTCCAGCACTGAAAGACACGTCAACATCAGTGATATTCAAAAATCAAGAACTGTAGAAGTCACGTTTCCTCATGGAACATAGGCACAAAAATTATGATCAAAGCAAGCAAACACACGTTTGTCATGGTCTCACTTACACAACCATCGTGAGACATTCTAACAAGCTTAATTTATGAAGAAATTTTAATTTCCAATCATttctcaaatatatttttattattgctttGGCTTGCTATTGTCAATACCGGATGCCGTAATTATAGCAGTGTATTTGTATTAACTGCATTAAAGCAGTGTTGATtgattttttgggccatttggTGGCAACCAGAGACTGTAAAAAAGAAGAGGACATAGCCACGGTGAGGTCGCCCATTGGTTTGTTGActactgtttgttttgtattggccattgccatcttggttttgagGAGttagaaatgaccatatttacCAGACACAAAAAACCAGAGGACACCGCCATGGTGGCGAattgtcaatcacaaggtatCACCTCCATACCCTGCTTTACCATCTACTTTACTATAATGGGACCATGATTCATAAAATCAACATCATGTTGTATTAAAGAAAACTTCAAACTAGTGATTGAGACCATAGactcattaggaaaatgtttactcaggtaataaatcaagtgagaagcaGGGTTTTCCTCATTGACTTCTATACAATTGGACTTCTATTTGCAACCAGAGGAGTTGCCCCATGCtagctattaaaaaaaaatgcaggtttaaggttttctgctgtttgctgctgagcaggtggtGTACAGTGGATTTATTAGAGCTTTTCCCCTGAAAACTGCCCGCTGCAGTTGGAAATGGGTTTCATTAATTATTGATGAGAGCCCcatcaaaaaccaaaacaattttcacatatacatacagtagTGATGGAGTATGTTGTATGTTGTTGCCCAATGAACATTCTACAATACTATCAGAAGgccttaaaatatatattataggGATATGATCACTGGAGATGTGCTTCAGTATGAAGAAGGACACAGTGCCACAGATTTACTAAAAATATAGCTAATAATCTTGAATTAGAATCGTAAAATAATGTCTAGGGATGAACAATAATATCGGTACATACTCGGTATCAGAATCGCTCAAcatgctttttttaatttttgcacaatgaatgaatattatatacaatgaaaagtattgtatttcttgtctccatctgctggtgggccatcacgataagagtatgcttTTATAATATGATGtaaattccactacagaagagacttattgatcactaaaattaggtgggaaaacaaagtgtatatacatatatatcgaTATACATCATGCAGTAAAACAGAAGGACatggagaaaataaacattaaatgaaATTTTGTGTTGCAACAGAACAATTCTTTTTGATAACCGTTTTTCAGCCTTTTGTACGTCAACTTTGTTCATATCAGTCGTTATCGTGTGGACACAGGTTCAAAGGCAGCCGTTGAATAGTGGCCAACATTTGAAAACTTATAACTGctctatcaaaaaaaaaaaaaaaaagtgccgtCATTCTTTCTTTCGATTCCATctaattaaaaaagtaaaacttttCCTGGGCTAAATATGTTATCACCtgattcacacacaaactcccAGGGGTTAGTGGCTGTGAATTAGGTCATCAACCGGCTTTAATGAATGAACATGGAAAGAATTTTTTCATAATGGAAAGAGCAAGGCCAAAGTGAAAAGACAGATTAGAGCGGAGAGAGATAAAGTTATCACACTGCTTTATGGGAGCACAGACCTCTGTTTATTTAACTTGAGGACCTTGAAGCCATTAATCATTTGAGTCAATTGGGGATAAGAGTGAGTCACCGAACAATGCTAGGGGTGTttggaaatgtgtgttttgtggcaGAAGTACACAGACAGCAGAATGCTAACTAGCAAACTAGCATGACTACATCAGACAAACAATATCGATCGAGTGGACTAATACACTGGTacagtttaaatgttttggcaGTCTGATTGTTTTAGGAATTATATTCAGACATGGCTGCACCAAAGTGCCTCTCAAGTCATTATGGGTTAATAATTATTCTGATACATAAAACCACAAAGTTCTGTTAGTACGTGCCTGTAGCAGCAAAAGCCCTGAGTGTATTGAACAAGGGTGTATTTTATTGCTTATAATttcattcaattttattttttttaaagaataaaaaacgTCATTTGTTCTTCATATGTTACAGGCTAAAAGCAtggatgcctgtttgggtgtctTTCATTGTCAACATAGTAGAAACTTAGATCTCTTTACTTTTTCACATTCATTTTCCACCTATAACCCTTTCccaccaacatggaaccagGTCCGTTCTGGTTCCcgcacctaattttgaactgTTCAGAGCAtctcaaccaaaaataaattgattcagaACCAGAAAAACTTGGCTGCAACTTTGCATATAATCAATGTAATCAGCGATTTtgcttttactgtttatttccgTTGTGCACTGTGCAATCCCCTCTGTTGATAACgcatccttgattacaatgtTCTACTCAAAACATGTGGATACACAGGCTGGTTCATTATATAGGaccaaggttccaagaatcctgaacaTAACATGCTCAAGAgccagagctaatttggtggaaaagaggtATTAGTGATCTGCAGCATGTAATATAGTAGGGATACCCAATCCCTAACCCTAGTCAGTGTAATGACTCAGTTATATCACTTATTGTCTATATAATGCTTGCTAGCATTAGACATGTTAGCGATCAGAAGTTAAACCCctcacattttgctgctgaaTAGAACCAGCATGTGCTCTCCTGTCAGTCCAGTCACAAGACAAAAATATTGGCATTatcatgtcagtgtttctaaagtgatgttgtATATGAGCTGGCTTTGGAGGGGATGGGTGATGGCGTGTCACCTGGCAACCTGCAGACCATTGTCTGAGACCTACAACAAAACCAGCTGTGATTTAGCAAGTCATGgctttgtttccagcagctttttagatACCAAACgtgagtgttttgtagcgacaTGTCACTGTTTATCCAGCggatttttaggcaccaaatgtggataaTATGCAGTGACCCAatactgtttttccagcagggatagtgccatgaaaagcagttgttttttaccaagtcGTCAGTGCACTTCCTGCCAAGACAGTGGCACataaagcagttgttttttattaagaCATCACTTCTTTTCCAGTGGCGATTGTGCCCCCAGAACcaggtatttcaagccaaaacatgatcttttccttaccATGACCAAGTGGTTTTAGTGTCTAAAGCAAcacacagtgccaacattttatctCAACTTCTTGAAAGAAGGTTGTGTCATTTAATCTTTCAATATGTACCTAGTACCTATTTAATGTTGATATTCATGTGCACTGTTCCTTTGAGCAAATGGGCAAAGGTACAGAAATCAGTGAATGACTGTTTGGTTTCAGGGAAGAATTTCAGTTGCTACTGTAAAATTTTATCTTACCTGAGAGGGAGAGCTCCCCTTCCTGACTTTCACAGTTTCTGATGAGGAAGGCGCCGTGCTGGTTCCCTTCTGCCAACAGCATCTTCTCTGCATCCAGCCTCTTGGTTTTGGGAAAATACCATCTGCAAATCAGAATTTAGGCAAAGAAGCAGAGCTGGTCAAACATAACGGCCATTTctgaatataaatattaaacagaaaaacttTAATCATCAGGGGGCAAAGGGGACACTTTGTTCCCTAGTAATTTGATTGATTGCAAATTGGCTTATTAAGACTGTCTGCACCACTAACACAAAGTATAACACTGTGATTTTTACCCaatcaaaaatgttaaaagattAATGTGGTGATAGTGTTCATTTTTCCTTTTGACAACATCCCCTGAAAATCTCAAACCAACAAATATTGTGTGCGTTTTAAAACCTGATATATCTTCATCCTCTGTAccacagagctccattgttgtcctaaaactattaaaacatcagtgagccacattGTTGCCCTGGGTAACAAGTTCCTTCATAactatgaacacacacacattttactttattttgactTAATACTACAAATACCATTCTGCTGCCTCAAACACTCACTATATGTGGATTAATCTGACACTGACAATAGTCCCCAGCAGCACTTGTTAAAAACTAtggtgcccagctgttttaagAAATGCTTTGctctttaaacaaaacaaaacaaaacaaaaagacagaataTATTCATGACCCATTTCTAAAGATCTTCAGTAGGAGCCAGTGGGTTTGGGACATGCCAGGGTGGGAAAGTCGTAAAGTATTACAAGATGGACTAATCTTTTTGTGAGATTTGATAttcttgttaattcagaaaaaacaACGGCAGATTTTCTTTTCCCCTAAAGACCTTCCTAATAATTTCgagataataatcttgttaatttaaaaaacctaaTCTATACCGAATCGAAACCttaactttacacacacacacacacacacactgtatttgcTGCTGTCTTCAGATATGTATATTAGTAAACTAATTCTTCTGGTTTCAGGTTTGTAGTGAAACCCTGACCCAAATAATGCCTATGGTGATGGAGGGAATCAAACCTACACTGTAtttttacctcagtaaacaaaacaggaaaaaccaGAGTACAGCTGAAAAGAAACTGGTATCACTGAGAGTGTGAGGAGGCTGAGAACGAGACATTACTCTTTCCAACAATTCAGCTACacacatcaacaaaaacaagtagCCTACtcctttattattttaataaaaacaatgtcaGTTACCACACACAGTAGTATCTGAGCACGCTGAAGTGGCAGCCAAAAATAAATTCATGGCAAAACCAGTTTCTCAAACTATCCACAATGATGAAGTCATAGTTGCTAAACAGGATATACAAATGTCCATGAAAGGCCAACAAAGGAATTCAATGCACCCTTGATGTTCTTGTGTTTTTGAGTCTTACTTTCAATTATTAACCTGTAAGCTTACATTTCCTGGTCATAGACAATCATTAACCAGTTTAAGACAAGACTTTACTCTGTAAGACATTCAGCACCAATTCAGAAAAATATGTTCTGTAAAGTGGTATGAGAAAAGGACTGTATGTGTCAGTAGGCTCTCCAAATACAACCTGGGACAATCAGTTAATTGTAAAACAAAATCACAGAGTGGGATTTTGATAGGCTATAGAAAGGGGACTGCTGTTTCAGAAAATGCCCTGATAAATGAATATGaagggtgatgatgatgatgatacttACGGTTCAGCATCAATACTCTCCACAGGGGCCACATAGTTAGCCGGGATGTATCCCTTTTGATTGGCCGAGACCCCGGTGAGGGCTTTCGCAAACCACCATTCACCACTACTTTTATCCAGAGCCTCTAAAGTATCCCCACTGTTAAAGCTCAGGTCCTCCTCAGTCCTAGCGGAGTAGTCATACTTGGCGACGTAATAGACCCCTGGTTTCTCCGCTGGGGGCCGCGGTAAAATTCTGTTTGGATTAAAGTCCGGCTCTGACTTTTTGAGGGCAACGGGATTCGCAATAACAGTGTCAGCTTTCACCCCACGCCTGGTCTCACCTCTAGAGTCCTCCGGCTTTTTAAAACATCCCAAAAAACTCTGCCAACACGAAGAAAACCTCTCTCGGATCTCCATGGTGCGATCGTCAATCACAGCAAGTCATTCTGTGCCGGGGGATAAGCGGAAATAGTTTGGGGGAATCCCTTCTGCTGGCTCATGATCCAAACTCCATAAAACACAGAGTCATTTTAATGCTTCCAATGTTTGACAGCAGTCGATTTTGACCTCAGCACGCACTcagacaacacaacacactgagGAGGACGTGACTGCCACTTAAAGTCTTAAGTTTCCTGGAAGAGAGTTCATGGTTCATGTTTAAGTGTGCCAACCCACAATCACCTGCACCTGCTGAGGAATGGGGAGCGGCTTACCTTCAGTGACGTCATgtgccccctggtggccatACTGGAGGACAGCGCCTGTGGGCTGATTATGAAGGAAGAGTTGTGTTTGGAAGAAATGCGTCACCATTTTCcgatttatgtttttatgatgttGTGAGATCACTCATAATGGAAGCCCCTTCCTGCCAGGAAAAAACACATGACATACAGAAACTGACATGATTTTTATGGTCAGTCACAATAATGTGGCCCTGGGTAAAGGTTATGTGATAGTGCCTAGAAATTAAGCCACAGCATGTAAGATTTTTacttattaaaggaatacttcatcccccaaaatgaccatttgtaggCCTATATCAATGTCGCTtcgaatttgtgaggaaaactatTTTCTCTCGCATGCTTCCATgttgaatgaagaatccaaaaactgagaaaactcTTGATGAAATTAGGTCATGgggtttaaaaacagcaaaactgtttcaacattttgacatattctcacacagctcgtgcagtataatccaagtctaatTCATCctgttgtatgctcagtacttcacaaacacatgcattttttgcTAAATCCGTGGTGTTAAAAATctaactgaaagtgaaacttacctactctctctttaaagccacaccctattgacaaaaacagtaattataccttgctgaacatggttgttgctggtctaccaccgCCTCGATTGGTAGTTTGTTTATGTCACTGTTACTTTGGTGAATGCGAGCCAACCctgtaaaacaccaaagtcatacaacaacacaaattaactaactgatggaggcagtggtagaccagcagcacCCGTGTTCAGCAAAGTATAATCACTATTTTTGTTgatgaagtctggctttgaggagagcaaaaatatgtttcattattAAATACTAAGGTTttacaaaaatgcatgtgttttgccTTGAGCATAtgtatctcaaggcaattgaatcgaacacaactggacttagttttgtcttagaagacgtttcacctcttatccaagaggcttcatcagttcatgcttgtctggctaggctggaactagtctgatgaagtcagacaaaactgaagacaaaactaagtc
The sequence above is drawn from the Epinephelus moara isolate mb chromosome 12, YSFRI_EMoa_1.0, whole genome shotgun sequence genome and encodes:
- the frk gene encoding tyrosine-protein kinase SRK2, with the translated sequence MEIRERFSSCWQSFLGCFKKPEDSRGETRRGVKADTVIANPVALKKSEPDFNPNRILPRPPAEKPGVYYVAKYDYSARTEEDLSFNSGDTLEALDKSSGEWWFAKALTGVSANQKGYIPANYVAPVESIDAEPWYFPKTKRLDAEKMLLAEGNQHGAFLIRNCESQEGELSLSVLDSGRVKHYKLKRLENGDYFVSRTRAFHTLVELVEHYSEQADGLCVRLGEPCKKMEAPQTHGLSYNTVDQWEIDRSSIRLIRKLGAGQFGEVFEGLWNDTTAVAVKTLKPGTMDAEDFLREAQIMKRLRHAKLIQLYAVCTMEEPIYIITELMNGSLLEFLNKDKGATLRVPDQIEMAAQVASGMAFLELQNYIHRDLAARNVLVGENNICKVADFGLARVFMKENENVYEAKEGTKFPVKWTAPEAIHDNKFSIKSDVWSFGILLYEIMTFGQMPYPGMTNYQVVQRVPQGYRMSSPANCPKVMYDIMMDCWKENEQERPTFETLQWKLEDFFDLDVTSYDDAGRY